Genomic window (Arachis hypogaea cultivar Tifrunner chromosome 13, arahy.Tifrunner.gnm2.J5K5, whole genome shotgun sequence):
aaaaaattagttattaacaaTGGGAATGGAGCCCAAACCTAAATTGCATAGAAATATTCTGTGTAACAAAGGACTTCAAGAAGGTAAGGGGCGCCATAAAATTAGACATATTAATAGTGATGACTGTAACAAAAAAAAGGTACAGTTTTTAATAAACAACATGTGAATATGTGATTGAGGAGCAATAAGCACCACGATAAGTGCAATTGAGCATGCAGCATTAGAAGCATTTTTTGAAACTTCAGTCATCAGTTCCCATAATGCAGAAAGTATCTTGCAAAGTCAACCAATCATTCAAATTTGCAGGTCAAGTGCAAAATTTCAAGACAAAGCAGTTCAATATTCGTTAAAATCACTCCAATAGATCAACTTTAACCATGCATTCCAATTCCATAATGCAAAAACCATTCAAGTATTCCAAGAGACAAAAAAAGACGTAGAAAAATTTGCACACTCAATTCACAGCGAAGAACCAAACCTGAGAACACTGAGAAAGGAGCTTCCCCATGCTGTCTTAGGTCCTGATTTCGATTTCACTGACCACTTCTTCATTCAGCCCGCAACAGCAGCCGCCGCCAAAGCCGCTGCAACACTTGATTTTTCTCCATTCACCGCATCCTCacctaaaattaacaaaattcaacACAAAACTCACTCCAAATTCTAACAACGATTCATTATCCAATAATCACATGCATGCAAAAGAATCATTCACTTTCCacgaaagaaacaaaaaaagttGCAACTTTCTAACCTATGGACTAAGGGGTCACCAAATCATCCCCTTTTGTCGCCAGCACAGAAGGAGGTGTGGCCTTCAATGAAAAGTTTCTAGTAAAAGATAATTGCAAGAATTTGGATGAAATCGAGAAATCGAGTAGCTTCATAGAGGCACCTGGTGCGAAAGAGGGAAGATGAAGAAGCGGCTGGTCTTTTATGACGGTGGTCTTCCATAATCGTGATGATAAGTTTTTTTTGGAAAGTTCTTTCAGGAGCTGAAACGAGAGTTAGCAAATTTAGATTTTATTGTTGGAAtaaagttaaaatattaaaacttgTTGTCTTttagtataaattataataagttatttataaattttaataaattatttataaattaaatataaattattagattTATTATCAATTTAATCTAATGCTTCAAATTATATAGTGTAttagataaatttaaaagagTTGAGCTGATTTTAGACAAATCCAACAAGTtactcatattatatatatttacggGTAAATAAAGTGGTGTAGATTTACGCATGATATTGCATATGATCGGTTCCTAGCTACTTGAACGTTGCTCGATGTTTTATTTTACTCCATATGATAgagtataaattttgaaaaaaacaaTTCTCTACTTCCTCTAAAATTTCTAGCTAGCAAGGGAAAAGCAATACTGtctaaaatttctaaaattttggcTTTAGCTGTTTAGCATCACTTGATTAGCTATTTGAATGACTAAAAACAAAAATCCAAAGTATGAAGATAAATTGACTGGCGGgaacatttatttaattttctctaaTCATCTATCAGTACTTTAGTATATACATTCACAATCCACTGAATTAAGGGTAATCCATAATCATAGGCGACAAATTAAAGACTATCGATTATTAGCTATTACGTAGAAGTAGAACCATGCAAACATATAGTAGTGAAGTGTGAACCACAAATTTTCACCTCACACGGTTTTGCAaggttattatataataatattcttcttctgattcaaatATTCAATACAAAATTATCAAAGTATAATGGTCCTGCTATAATAGGTAATTCATAGCTCTATGCCTCTATCTCTAGCTAAGACAAGATACATGGAGAATTATTTAATAGATTGACTAACAGTAATtaacaacaaaatagaaaaagatgtATAATATTGTTGGACACCAAAATCATGGTACTTTGCATGCACTTGCATTGATTTGTGAGAACATCACTCTTTATTTTCTGCTCTTCAATTTTTTTGCATATAATATTCAGATAATACCATTCAACAtcaaaaaagatgaaaacaataCTATATTTAAAAGGAAGATTGAGACTGAGATTAAAAAGATAGggattaaaactaaattaaatttttatattatatttaatataaaatatattaaactgaattatatttaagtataatatttaattttaaataaatataaagattcagaaatagatttaaaatttaaaaagataaataagattattttaaaaaatatattattagagttctaatatcaaattttaaaaattttagtcttgtatttttattttctaaagattaattttaatatttgactactaaacacaatattaaatccGAAAATCTCAGTCTCAATTTCAGGTTTTGGAAACAAACCCTAACAAAGAAAAATACGAATTTCTCTTTTTAGGTaaaattgtatatagaaaatttGGTTAAGGTAATGCATAGTATTGAAAAGGCTGAAAATTAAAGCCACAAGGCCCCAGCTTGTTTGAGTGCAGGAACAAGTTCCCCTGAGATATGAGCCGCCATCACTCTCTCCAATCCACCAAAATACTTACCACCCACGAACACCGccgggaactccaccacctttgcGCCGCCGCCAACAACCGTCCCTGACACCGCTGCGGCCACCATAGCTTCGTGCTCGTCGTCGAATTCGTACAAAGGAGGGTTGACTCCCTGACCCTGCAAGAGCTTCTGCACAACGGGGCACATGCAGCATCCTCTTTTCGCTATGATTATAACCGCTGTATCAGAAACCAGCTTCAGGACACTAGCGGCAGGTTCCGGCACGGCAGCACTGGATCCTGGGTTTCCATCGGCGGCGGGGGCCGttggtggcggtggtggtgaaTCATGTTTGCGCATGTTGTTATGGCGGCGGATCGGAAAGTTGAAAAACTGAGAagacagagagaaagagaggagttTGTTGAGAGTTGAGAATGAAAAAAGCGGGAAAAATATGTAATGTTTATTTATATAGAAGAAAGGCATCAAGTGGTAAAGCATATGCACATGATTATCAGAGTATTACGCAATTAGGTACGTAATATATAAGAGCAAGTGCGGTGACATTAATGAATGATTTCAATTGGATCACTTATTTTTCTATCTTGAAAATGGTTTCACTTGGATTTTCTTTACACTCAAATTTAGTACTAAACAACTTTGAGGATaacatatattaaattattaataattatttagcaCGGTATATCCAAATTAAACATTAGGTTTAATACATGATTTCTAGAATTCCAACGTTTTTTTAGTCAGTCCATACTCGAAATCAGATTGAGGTATAATTTGCGGAGACCACTTTaataaagacactaaaaatgtctttttttaaagatgtttacaCATGTCATGTTATTATTGGACATTATTATTGAACCggttaataaaaataaatcagaacaaaatcgtttttttttttttgtgactcgaacaaaatcggtttattatagcaacaataataaaccaaattgtctgcattataattattataataaatcgAATTATACCATTTAAAccgaatatctttaaattttttgataaaaagacaatTATATTCCTGATCTTTTGTTTTTCGAAcatttaaatttctaaaaatttaaaaatacaattaaatccctaaaaaaatttggtttattgttattgttataaaaaaatcgattttattctaatttattaagaaatttaaaaatagccgattcattaatacgtccaataataattTAACACGTAAATGTCTTTACAAAAAGACGTTTTACGCATCTTTATGGGAGCATCCCATAATTTGCACACGTTTACCTGCAGGAGGAAACCAAGAAGTAAGTCAAAAGAATAACAAAATTTCTAAACCGAAAAGTAAATTATTTTGGAAACAAAATAAGAAGTTATAATCTAATCGGGTCTAAATTTGCTGCTAATTATGCTGCACAACGTGTGAATGCCCCAAGCTTGGTAAGGTATATCTTCCGGAGAAGCTCAATGACCCTAATCTTTACTCTTTGCATGTGAGAAACATCAGTCAAATTATTGTGCCACGTTATTACACCGAAATTACACCCATTTTTCTTcgttctttctatatatattgtTTTGCACGTTGATTCAACTATTCATCAAGCTCACTTCTTTTTTAGATTTCCAAAAATACCTAATGCTAGCACAATAGATACTATATTATCGTATTTGGACTCATTTGTAACACTATAGGGCCTGGCATAAGAATGTTTTATCCGATAAAGGCTAATCACATCTTCTTTAATAGTCCTTAATCACTCTAGTTTTGAACCAGAAAATTGAGTTAGTACTAAAAACAGATCTTGAAATAGTAAATTTGGTCTACTAATAGATGATGATAATTAAATgagaatacatattaaaatataaattacccattgaaaataaattaagcaatatatatatctatacacaatacatatataattttctGGTATGTACATAGCATTTCTAAAAATACGGTATATGACAAACTTCAACCAAACACATTCGGCTCATAACAATCTTTAAAAAATCATCGCGAGAAAAGAGGAAAAACACACTGATGCTTACAGCGTACGAGAATTTTACAGTAGtaataacaacaattaaataattaaaataaaaatgggaAAGAataatttaatgaattttatgatccacaaaaaattgtataattagaTGACTGACTAAATGCAAAGGTGGTTCACAATTTGTTTAGTAGTGTAGTACGTATCCGGACACAGTAGAGAACCGCAAATATACTTCAACTGATTACTCAGCACTAGTTTCATATTTTTGTTGTATGCACTAGGTGTCATTTTGAAATCATCACTCGGATGCATCTCATAAACCACCAAGTTTGGAATTTATATAGCTGGAATTAAATTTGAACAATGACGTCAACACAAATATCCTTATCCAGTGGCCTACTTGTGCTTGCATCACATCAATTGATGGTGCACAAAAAGAGTCTCATGCGACCCTTCAACTTGTTTTGCGACCTCATCGTAGTTACCGTTTAACACAAATTGATCGTGACATAAAAGTCCAAATCCAAATGAATGCTATTCGATCATGCAGTGCGTCATGTTTTCATGCTGTCATAACACAAGCACAACTTTCTAATAATCACATAAAACTGTGGGTCTAACAAGATTTGCAGGAGTGAAACTAGGAAAGTAGTGACTCACGTGGTCAAAATGTTTTCATAGTTGTTTATAGGGGGACATGCTCTCAaatcatacaagtacaaagaaacAAGAAAGCACCAAAAGTATATGAATCTAAGTCAAAGTGCTTGCATGTTGCGTTTCATCAAAGGTACATTAACATGATATAGGTTAGAGTAAACAAAGATTAATACAAGAATCCGGTCACAGGATAATGGCCAAATTCAGGTACATGTCTATAAACGTTTATTTTGGTACCCAAAATCCTAAATTATTATGCCAAAGACATTGCACTTTTGCTACATTTATCCCAGTGAT
Coding sequences:
- the LOC112733549 gene encoding glutaredoxin-C9-like, with translation MRKHDSPPPPPTAPAADGNPGSSAAVPEPAASVLKLVSDTAVIIIAKRGCCMCPVVQKLLQGQGVNPPLYEFDDEHEAMVAAAVSGTVVGGGAKVVEFPAVFVGGKYFGGLERVMAAHISGELVPALKQAGALWL